A stretch of Carnobacteriaceae bacterium zg-C25 DNA encodes these proteins:
- a CDS encoding DUF4365 domain-containing protein, translated as MASNTERIGIHHCGLIAERNNWMFREQPVNDIGIDAHMEFVEYSRPRQHLALQIKSGSSWFREKKDNYVIFRKINERQYNYWTMNSLPCIIVLFNPDDGMCIWQELTPETIEKTKEGEGKGYYVKVPINQVFLDEQSNNHLLSYTNLPQHIQNYNFLLSHKKFMEIIQSGGEVKLHSTEWVNKSSGRGETKLIVHEGDSITEYLYPYWFPYTPYTDVFPRLFPWADFSIDEDFFEESDYELWKQYHCYYDSEVDEWLEVGDTFEEFRQKLNPMRFIDHAGEVAEYMLVLSLNELGRSFLNLEQFISENRPYAKARPKSKEK; from the coding sequence ATGGCTAGTAATACTGAGAGGATTGGCATACATCATTGTGGATTAATTGCAGAAAGAAACAATTGGATGTTTAGAGAACAGCCAGTTAATGACATAGGTATAGATGCTCATATGGAATTTGTTGAATATAGTAGACCGAGACAACACCTTGCATTACAAATCAAGTCAGGATCGAGCTGGTTTAGGGAGAAAAAAGATAACTACGTTATATTTAGGAAGATAAATGAGAGGCAGTACAATTATTGGACGATGAATTCTCTTCCTTGTATAATTGTTCTGTTTAATCCTGATGATGGCATGTGCATTTGGCAAGAATTAACTCCTGAAACAATTGAAAAAACTAAAGAGGGGGAAGGTAAAGGTTATTATGTGAAAGTTCCTATAAATCAAGTTTTTTTGGATGAACAGTCAAACAATCACCTGCTTTCCTATACTAATTTACCCCAACATATTCAAAATTATAACTTTTTATTATCTCATAAAAAATTTATGGAAATTATTCAAAGTGGAGGTGAAGTTAAATTACATTCAACAGAGTGGGTAAATAAGTCTAGTGGTAGAGGAGAAACAAAGTTAATCGTTCATGAAGGTGACAGTATAACAGAATACTTGTATCCATATTGGTTCCCATATACTCCCTACACAGATGTTTTTCCTAGATTGTTTCCATGGGCAGATTTTTCTATTGATGAAGATTTTTTCGAAGAAAGTGATTACGAATTGTGGAAACAATATCACTGTTATTATGATAGTGAAGTAGATGAATGGCTTGAAGTAGGAGACACATTTGAGGAATTTCGGCAAAAATTAAATCCGATGCGATTCATTGATCATGCTGGAGAAGTTGCGGAGTATATGCTGGTTCTTAGTTTAAATGAGCTAGGTAGGTCATTCTTAAACTTAGAACAATTTATCTCTGAGAATCGACCATACGCTAAAGCAAGACCAAAATCAAAAGAAAAATAG
- a CDS encoding ISL3 family transposase encodes MTYASSIHQLLSIEDKNITFNDTLVLPTVTIKDKTYRQLSGTLSYTPSCCEKCGVQNNHHTVIKYGFKTIRLLLGDINFSPLLLQLKKQRFLCKACGETFIATTTLADKNCHISHIVKRKIIDLLTEEMAMSTIAKHTFVSPHTVIRVLRRTAKTFMTHRHLPETICIDEFKSVQNCVGKMSFIFCDAQTHDIIDVLESRKQQDLIDYFLRFDASERLRVKFVVMDMYKPYIKVMQTCFPNANIIIDKFHVVQHLNRALNRLRVEIMNAYRYSRPTDYRKLKQLWQLVLKNRENLDVERFETHRLFDGMMTEKMIVDYLVDLSPQLSRVHHIINNLKYDIATNDSQQFIDDLNASKSYQLRQYVRTSLNSLMYYIDEIRLSLEYRYTNGPIEGLNNRIKNIKRSGYGYRNFYNLRARILIVNRLFKNKKTDNEEHSSLSANKVA; translated from the coding sequence ATGACCTATGCATCTAGTATACACCAATTATTATCAATTGAGGATAAAAATATAACATTTAACGATACATTAGTATTACCCACTGTCACTATAAAAGATAAAACCTATCGACAGTTATCTGGAACTTTATCGTATACACCGTCTTGTTGCGAAAAATGTGGCGTTCAAAACAACCATCACACCGTTATAAAATACGGTTTTAAAACCATTCGTTTATTACTAGGAGATATTAACTTTTCTCCGCTGTTATTGCAGTTGAAAAAGCAACGTTTTCTATGCAAAGCCTGTGGAGAAACCTTTATCGCTACAACAACATTAGCGGATAAAAATTGCCATATCTCTCATATTGTCAAACGTAAAATAATCGACTTATTAACAGAAGAAATGGCGATGTCCACTATTGCCAAACATACTTTTGTATCACCTCATACGGTCATCAGAGTCTTACGTCGTACCGCAAAAACATTTATGACGCATCGCCATTTACCTGAAACCATTTGTATAGATGAATTTAAATCGGTTCAAAATTGTGTTGGGAAAATGAGTTTTATTTTCTGTGATGCACAGACACACGATATTATAGACGTTCTGGAAAGTCGTAAACAGCAGGATTTAATCGATTATTTCTTAAGGTTTGATGCATCAGAAAGATTACGTGTTAAATTTGTGGTAATGGATATGTATAAACCGTATATAAAAGTGATGCAGACGTGTTTTCCTAACGCTAACATCATCATTGATAAATTCCATGTTGTGCAACATTTAAATCGCGCATTAAATCGTTTAAGAGTAGAAATTATGAATGCCTACCGTTATAGTAGACCGACAGATTATCGTAAATTGAAACAATTATGGCAGTTAGTGTTAAAAAATAGAGAAAATTTAGATGTTGAACGTTTTGAAACGCATCGTTTGTTCGATGGCATGATGACAGAAAAAATGATTGTTGATTATCTAGTTGATTTGTCTCCGCAATTATCCAGAGTGCACCATATCATCAATAATTTAAAATATGATATTGCCACAAATGATTCTCAACAGTTTATAGATGATTTAAACGCATCTAAGTCATATCAACTACGTCAATATGTACGAACAAGTTTAAACTCACTGATGTATTATATAGATGAAATTCGCTTATCTCTAGAGTATCGCTATACAAACGGACCGATTGAAGGGCTTAATAATCGCATTAAGAATATTAAGCGTTCTGGATATGGATATCGTAACTTTTACAATTTAAGAGCTCGAATACTCATTGTCAATCGATTATTTAAAAATAAGAAAACCGATAACGAAGAACATTCCTCGTTATCGGCTAATAAAGTCGCTTAA